The genomic region tatatatttttaacccaaatttggttaaaaatacaaatataagacatacttattttatattttatcttgatttgttcatgttgcatattttaattttataaaaaatcgataatatatataataaaaaatatatatttatatattaccaTATCAGTATGATATCatgtcctaatttttttatatttttcatatcactgTGTCCATATCCGTGTCCATGCTTTGTAAAAAACatctaatcaaattaatgGGTATTTTCAATACTAACTACTCATCATTTAATACCGTCATATTAATTACAAGGGAGAAGATCTATATATCaatagaatttttcttttttgatatacattggtaaaaattattaacttataaagataaaaatataatttattatataggaAGCATACACTAAACATATAGAACCcaccacaccatataatttacaacactactataaatattaaaatattaattttttatgcaagTGACTATTCATTGATTGAGACCCCATTTTCTTGAAAGGAGCACCACATTCTGAAATAGCAATTCACCTGGTGCTCAATATTGTCGAGGtaaaattctctattttatCTCTTAGTAGAAAAATCTTAACCATATCATTCTTCATTTGTTCATTGGGTTTCATAATGTCATGTACATGTTTAAGTATGTTCGGCGGCGAAGTCAGAAATTTGACTTAGTCctgtcaaaattttataaatattgcaaacttattcaaaaaataaattattataatttatgattacaagttaaaatatatattgtgagaTAAATACAACTAATTCCTATCACTATTACTCCGAGAATGGGggcaaattgaaaaatcaaaaactatatttatatcaattataatcataaatttcataaataatttttatgtttaaaccTGTTTATTTGTTCTGAGatatttagattaaataatataaagaaaatataaatataaaagtaatagAAATTCTGGGTATATTACAACCCGATGTTGAGAAAATCACGAAATTgaacaaactttttttgtaCAAGAGaaattgtgattttcttttccttataCAACAGCCGCTCGCGTGTTAATGAGAAAGATTAGatgacaatttatattttcttgtacaaACATGACTTGGgctacaataaatttattttgatttttctcctTATGCACATCCGATTTTTAcgtcttaattttatttatttatttgaatatattaattaatgggctaAAAACATACAATAATTGATGGGCTTATGAAAAAAAGTTCAAGAGCTTAGTCTAAGCTAAGCCATGTCAAATAAGCCAactttacatatatatcttattaaaaaaaaaaaccctaatggACGTATAGCCCAAAATGTAGCCCAAGGCCAAGCCCACTCGGGCTCGCCCCTAATTATGTTTCCACGCATGGAAGAATAATGTATGTTGGTCGACATTCTTGTCGTGGAATCAATGAGTGGAAACTTTTGGAGTAGTGTTAGGAGGAATCATCCtacaagtttgaaaaatttcgCATGGAATATGACCGCATCTATTGAGAAAATTGGACAAAATGCTTTTTTAGTATCGGTAGAATTTGTTTTGATACCACAACTATGCACGTGTggcttttaatttcataaaatttataatcacATTTGTTCATATTTGTTGGACACATGAGCGAAACATTTGAGAACTGTGAACTTCTTGCAGTTGAATGCCATCCTCAACTTATGCCTAAAGTTATCGTAGtagatgattatgtggaaAGTCGGGATGAAGACGTGGTTGTTGTTTTACAAGAGAATAATGAAAAACAAGTCGATGGCACTGACATAGAGGATTCAGAAACACAACATGCTTATGTTGCTTCTAGCATGGTGGTTCGTgaaggagaaagagaaagatatGGCTTCTAATGGACTATTAGGGACTGCCTTTAAGAACTCACAGACCCATGCATAGTCTATCTTTGAGCAGGCTTGAGTTACCGCATCAGAATAGAGAGGCTTTCCGACCCCATAGGCCATCGCACTGAGGCTATCTTCCATCCAATACTCAACCGGTAGATTGTGGAGCTTAACCCAAACTGGCATGAGTTGGTGTTGCTGCCTTTGCAACATCATTCTTGGTTTCACTTTTGCAACAAATAGGTTGCCGGCCCTGGAATATCCAAGGGCTGCCCTCAATAGCCTCCTTCATTGCCGCCACCAACTTAAACCCAAAGAAATAAAACCCGACCGACGGTGCCACCACCGATCGTAACCCGGTCCATGTATTGCGTACATACGCCTTAAGAGGAGGGAAGTACAATTTTGGACAAACAAAATAGCCTATCGCAGTAACATGCCACTGTCTAGCCCCTTTTTCTACCATTACTGACTATCGTAACACTATTCTCAACCTCAGTAACCACATACCTCGTCGAAGCCCTCAACAAAGGATCGATTCGTATAAGAGGTATCCAACTTCACCGAACCACGCCAATAAATATCTCTGAAGTATCACGCGGACCACAATCAATCATCTTTTATGTTCAAACTCACTTTGTtcttaataaatttctttcCAGTTTTAGCATTTCAACTTATACTAAAGATATAACATTAACATTATTCAATATCATTATTGTATGTGTGACTTCAGTTTGCATGCAACACAACAAAAGGAAAGCatggaaaaaatatacattttaatattactttaGTTTTCATTGAACTaagttttcattaatatatttatgaaatagacaatattttattattttttttacatgatCCATTGAGGGACAAAAGAGAAATAAGTTTTGGAAAGTAAACTATATTACTTCTTATTCGAAatctttcatttaaaataatatgaacatttcaaatattaaaaatgacattttaattttaacaattttttaagttaagtTAAAGTTGCAAAACTAatatttctcattatttttatcttttcaagaaattaactgagatacataaaattttgggtaaattacaacgatctcCCCTAAGAtcgacataattacgaataccttctcgttgtttgaaaactTATCAATATCCCCCTTATTGTAACggttgttaaaaaattaactcaaCCTGTTAGGTTTTTATCCATTTTGCGGTGAACTAACCAAAACgcccttgtggattaaaaataataatcttattttattttttaaattttttgatctttttatggactaatggataatttttttaaaaaaatcatccaccaaattcgatttttttataagttttaatttttcttaaaaaagtaaaatatatagtgaggataaagttgacaatttcatccTCCGTTCAAGaatcatataatttcatcaaacatcaagggggtatttataattttcaaacaataaaaatattagtaattatgacaaacctcAAAAGaagtcgttgtaatttaccctaaaattttcaaacctATTCgtacttttataatagtatatatatattttctgaagtatatatttctaaaatacatattttctaaagtatatattttctaaagaTGTTGATAAGAggtatatattttctaaagtaCATGCATCAAGAGATGTAAAACTTAATTAGGAATATTCAcacagttatatatataatataatataatatatatagatatagatataaatattattcttaaaaatatatttttaatattttaaaaagagtaAATCAAGTCTAGTTCCTCCAACCCCTGGACCAAATCTGTAACGAGTTGGCTCccatgtaaataaataaataaaataacaaaaaaaaattgaattttggcAAACCTACCCAAATTTGACCCATTGTCATCCCTAAGGGTGTGTTTAGTTGGGCAAGAAAATAGAAGTATAAGAgaaatggaagtaaaaataaatgtataaaaaataattttgtgtttgattGGGGAAAGAGATGTCGGTGAAGTAAAACTCGATGTACATGAAATCCTTCCGGAgtctaaatttttttccatccaaaattgagcaaaaaaatgaaagtataaggcccaaaagacaaaaaacttcaatttttatttttatttactctattactcatatatatctatatatataattttcctccataattatttttggtatcAACAAAGGCACTGATGTTTTTGAACTCGAATTATTTAGTTGACATTGTTAgcaatttttatcttatttaaactaacagtttaaaataaataaataatactcattttgatgaatatttttattaataaaaaatattcttatttttatttgataaaatatttttatttataaagttttaaaacattttatataccaaaattatattagtataatattaatttatttattttctaaaacaaaatgaagagaatggttattcagtaaaattacaaaattagtctttttttctcaatctGTTTTCCTTGTACCgaacaagagaaaatatttgaaatttactttatttccAATAATTCCAAACAACATGaaggaaaattctaattcataGGCTTTAGTAGCAGGTTTGTTTATGCTGTAGCAGTACGCAGGAAATGCAATTATAAACAGGATCTCTTCCGTATCTGAGAACACATTACcatgaaaaaatgcaagcacaCAAGCAATATACGCGGCAAAAATGCAAGACGAGGAGGAAATAATACTAGCGAACGTGTAATTTATCATCCCGAAAGAAAATGGGACAACTTAATAGGGTAGGCAAGAGTTGCAGTTCAAGATGTTTATTAGTTTCACTCAACCTACATAAGAAAGTAGTTGGCCAAATCCAAGTTGGAACCAAGAGATCGACGATATTGTTAAGATAGACATTTGTTgttatttaccataaaagGCGAAAAATATACCCTACTCAGCTGAAAACTCAAACAACATGCTGTGCTTGTATGTCCCGCCTGGTTGAACAACAACAGACGGAAAGTTTGGTTGGTTGATGGCATTAGGAAATCCCTGCGTCTCTAGACACGCAGCAGATTGCTTTCCATATTGGACACCACCTTTACCGACGATTCCATTTACATAGTTTGCAGTGTAAAACTGCATACCAGGAGCGTTGGTCCATAAATTCAGGGTTCTTGAGCTAGTTGGATCCTTCAATTTCGCAGCATGCTTCAGGCCTGATTTTTCGTCTCCACAGTCAAGCACGTAATTATGGTCATATCCAAGGCCGACCTCCTGGATGCGACTACCAATCTTACTTTCAGTGGTGAAGTCAAATGGAGTGCCTTTAACAGGCATGATCTCACCAGTAGGGACGGTGTTCTGATCTACAGGAGTGATATGATTTGCCCATATCTGAATCGTATGGTCAAGAATGCTCCCTGAATCATGACCTGCTAAGTTCCAGTAAGTGTGTTGCGCTAAACTGATCGGTGTTGGCTTATTTTCTGGCACGCCTTCCATGTCAAGTCTCATTGTTGTCTTAGAAGTAAGGGTATAAGTTGCAGTGAAAGAAACATCACCTGGATAGCCTGGTTTTGACAATCAAAATAAGAGGTCATACATAATATACATGTATGACATCAGAAAGACCTAGTGTCCTTGTGCTAATAAGTGATGTAATTGAGtaccttcttctccatcacGACTACGATATTTAAAGGTAATAGATGGATTATCGCCCTGCTTATATTCAGCAACTTCCCAGATGACCTTATCATATCCCTTGTGCCCGCCTTTAGGGACATAAGTTCGGAAGAGGTCAGATAAAAAGTAAAGATAGTTGAAAATTCTCAGGTACATCATGCACTATTAGAAAAATGCATAAGCATGCTTTTCGAAGATGCagctttttcttcttatttttcagTGCATCTTAGTCAACAGTAAAGCAAAATGCATCTCCACCTTCTTTGAGCAAGTGTAAGGAACAAATAACAGTTCAACAGTCAAGAagatattacatttttatagAAAACAGAAGCAGTGAAGAAGAGGGGATTGGAGCGGATAAGACAAAGCAATGGAGATATAGAATTCTGATAAGAGATAATCCACTTAGATAAGAGTCATCATGtgaaaatgacaaaagaaaGGACCTCAGAGAAAAAGATGCTCACTCGAGTATTCACACTTCATAGTGAAACATCACACTATTCATGCATGCAAACAAAGCACTGCCTAGACAGCATGAGAAACTAACTGGTTGTGCAAAGTCATTCGATTATAGGTAAAGAGGCTCGCATTGATTTTAAAACTTACAAACCTTTTTCCTAGAAGTAAAGACCAATTTCCAATATATAAGCCAAATTAACTCCTAGATCTGAGCTCTTGTCGGTAACACGAGGTAGTAATGGCACATAGGCTTGGCAGCTGGGACACTAAAACACTGGGAATTATAGTGATTAAAGATAGGAAAGACtttcaagaagaaacaagATAGTGCAGGTTTAAGAAAAAGACAGAGTACATTGTTTCAAGAAGTGAACATTATTCTCAGTTTATTTCTTGCCTTAATTTTCAGCTTTAGTAAAAAGTTGGAAGACCATATTCTCAGTTCTTGAAGCAGTCTAAAACATTAAAAGAAGTTTCCCCACAATGTTTTGCAGCATCATCAAAGATATTCCGCTTGGGTGATTCAGGCAGCTGTTCATTGTGGTTGCTTGACCATTCTTTTCTCAAACGAACTTCACCAATCCACACCAAAGATGCATAAGAACCATACAACACTACGACGTGAATAAAGTAACCGTAAGAACCCTGATCAAATTAGTGAGATATTTTCATGAGTAGGAAAAAGACTCAAGAAGACAAATCAATTTCCTTCCACTAATTACAtgcaaaagaaatttttacTTCTGAAATCCTcaactcttttcatttttactaCATATGATACGACAAAGGGAAACTGATGCAAAGTCAAAATGTAGATCACCAAAGATCCAAGAAACATTACACCCACAATCAAGAAAACTTTATTGCCTAAATGACATGAATACATAATAAagatttcacaaaatatatactaaagGATTTCAGAAAATCTTCAGTAGTATACCATGGAGACTGTTTGGTGGCTTGTTGATAGGCAAAGCGTACTCCACACCATTGAGTGTGAACTTCCCATCTTTGATCCTGTTTGCCACTCTACCCACAATGCATCCAAAATAAGGAGCAGCACCTTTCTGCACACAAAGCACTCAAaacatattacaaaattatagaacaaaCAGATCCTTAAAAAGGCATAAATCCTTCACAGCAACCCCAAGATTCAATGTTTCCATCGTTAGAACACAAAATCAAGGCTAAATTCAAAATGGGTTTTTAACACTATTTAACTGTAGAACTATCACTCACCATATATGGCTCAAGAGTGTCAAATCCAAGAACAACATCAGCCAATTTCCCTTcaaaaatgagtaaataaaCAATCATATAAGCATATTTACACTTAAATCcaaagagagggagagaacTTGTTGATGAATGCGGTAGATAATTTTACCATCTTTGTCTGGCACAAGCAAGGAGGTGATGGTGCAACCATAATTGGAGACTTTGACTTGCATGGTGCCATTGTTGAGTTCAAAGATCTTCGCCTCAGCCATTGAATTGCTGACAAACTTTccctttttgtttctcaatGGTCCCTTGTCGAAAGAGATAGAAATGGAGGAGAGGGAGGGGATGGGGTTGTAGTTTTTGTAGTGCGTCAGCAATGGGCCAAAGGGATTTAACAGATAAGAACGGTGTTAAGATCtgattaatttcttgatttggaGTTTGGCGTCCCGCATCCTCTCCTTAAATTTGTTATCTACTATTACGAGGTCAATTACACTTTTCAAACAAATCAGTCACGTTTACCactacataaattttataattaataattatattcatcacaataattaattttttctataaaatacaattaattacgtcattcatttaatataaattaaaaatttaatcaaatttatcaataattttaaaggtaaattaattaacaccCCCTAAATTTACgtccaaatatataaacacaccATGTCTTTACGAAATTACATGGTAAACCCCCTCATGGGTGTTAGGATATGATTGGTACCAGAAAATACGTTAGGAATGgaataaaagtttttaaacttatttcaaATACATGTGATACGTATCAAAAATTTGGCCATGCCACACGAATTGAAGAATTTTTTAGAGTGATGTGTACGGATGTGTTAGCAAGTTATATGACATGTCCTCCCAACCGTATGGTGACGTGTTCGGTTGAAATGGGCATAATTCTTGGGTCTGTCCNNNNNNNNNNTTTATCCATCCTGCTGGTGGGCCCTTATCCGTCCTGTTGATAAGCCAACTAGACTAGTATGTCTAGCTTGTGGCCTTAGCCTAATAATTTGAGGAATACCAACATCTTTATATGCATTTAccaaattataagttattaaCATCTTTATATGCATTTACCAAATATTACtaataagtataaatattatataataacatatatactatatattgttgtattctatattttttatatatatgttaaatatgtaaataataagtatttatttaaaactttaaatatatgaaaacatCCAAcaatgtatattataaatttataattaatttaatagttttaaataatatttcttatgtaTTGAGACATTGCCTAactattctttttcttaatttttaaatttcataatttacaaaaaatataaataatatttaaaaagttttgatttaattattttttcattcatttggTATATGAAATATAAGAATGATATACAAAAATCACTTCGTTACTACTTTTATCCCATTTCTAAGTTTATTCTTTTCCCTCTAAATTCATTCTTACATACCAATCACCCCCTTAATATAATGTATCCTATGGGATTTTTGTTTAAACTTTTATCACTGAATAAAGgcatacatgtaattataattacaacctCAAAAAGTAtaactgtaatttttcaaacgacaaaaattttatatatttaaacataTTTAAGCATAATTTCTAGGCAACAAGAGCTTCAGGTCTATCCGCCAGTTTAACTACCCTACTGATGCGCAATACCCACAAACAGGGCCCATATCGACCACTACTGTTAAAATAGATAACTAGAAGGCTAATTAAGTTggttgttttataatttattcatcaaacttttttaagtaatattgaATAAAGATGAATGAAATGCATATTTGGCCAACTTTGTTGTGTATTTAATtgctttataattattataactacATGTAATGGAAAAAGCCCTTAGGAAACTAATCAATGAAGTGTGCATATGATGGAACTCATGAATCCAACTTATGAAGGCTGGTTTGAAACATTTCAAGTCGAGAGTCTCAAGAAAGGGTATCAAGtgttctattaaaatttacactAATGAATATATCCATATGATGAGTATCGCATTTTATTGGCAAAAAGTTGTCAAGTCGACTAAACTGATTCGCAAGGAGTTGTCATATGGAAGTCCAAGTGGCATATCTGCATGACTTGAACTTCTCGGTTCCAATAGGGAATTAACCCTTAAA from Sesamum indicum cultivar Zhongzhi No. 13 linkage group LG3, S_indicum_v1.0, whole genome shotgun sequence harbors:
- the LOC105158072 gene encoding aldose 1-epimerase; translation: MAEAKIFELNNGTMQVKVSNYGCTITSLLVPDKDGKLADVVLGFDTLEPYMKGAAPYFGCIVGRVANRIKDGKFTLNGVEYALPINKPPNSLHGGHKGYDKVIWEVAEYKQGDNPSITFKYRSRDGEEGYPGDVSFTATYTLTSKTTMRLDMEGVPENKPTPISLAQHTYWNLAGHDSGSILDHTIQIWANHITPVDQNTVPTGEIMPVKGTPFDFTTESKIGSRIQEVGLGYDHNYVLDCGDEKSGLKHAAKLKDPTSSRTLNLWTNAPGMQFYTANYVNGIVGKGGVQYGKQSAACLETQGFPNAINQPNFPSVVVQPGGTYKHSMLFEFSAE